One window of Streptococcus suis genomic DNA carries:
- a CDS encoding DUF948 domain-containing protein, which translates to MLIEISVLIIALSIAAVAIYLVLLLQKVGKVTDEAQQTIKVLTSDVNVTLFQANEILAKTNVLVDDVNGKVSTLDPLFVAVADLSTSVSDLNASARDLTVKAKSAGKSTAKAGGALSALTTVSSLLGKKGAKNGKKI; encoded by the coding sequence ATGTTAATCGAAATTTCAGTATTGATCATTGCCTTGTCCATTGCGGCAGTGGCTATCTACCTGGTTTTGCTCTTGCAAAAAGTCGGCAAGGTGACAGATGAGGCCCAGCAAACCATTAAGGTCTTGACCAGTGATGTCAATGTGACCCTCTTTCAGGCCAATGAAATCCTAGCCAAGACCAATGTCCTGGTCGACGATGTCAATGGCAAGGTGTCAACTCTCGACCCGCTCTTTGTGGCAGTGGCAGACTTGTCGACTTCAGTGTCCGACCTCAATGCCTCGGCGCGTGATTTGACAGTCAAGGCCAAGTCAGCGGGCAAATCAACGGCTAAAGCAGGCGGAGCCCTCTCTGCCCTTACAACAGTATCATCTCTCTTAGGAAAGAAAGGAGCAAAAAATGGTAAAAAAATCTA